A stretch of the Sulfurimonas sp. HSL3-1 genome encodes the following:
- the ftsY gene encoding signal recognition particle-docking protein FtsY has protein sequence MLGFFKKGLQKTAEAMKSVAPKKRKRIPKDELEDILLEADVEYDLIEIILRELYADDVTRDQLESKLMATLAWANYEKPEHEKPFVDLIIGVNGAGKTTTIAKLTQHYMNAGERVLLGASDTFRAAAIEQLTRWADRLGVPIVSSRQGHDPSAVAYDAIESAKARGFEHVIIDTAGRLHTQTNLSEELKKIVRICDKAHAGAPHRKILIIDGTQGNSAIAQAKAFNEMVDVDGIIITKLDGTAKGGSIFSIAYALRLPIFFVGVGEQPDDLVPFNKFEFIDGFLDPIFEAEA, from the coding sequence ATGCTCGGTTTTTTCAAAAAAGGGCTGCAGAAGACCGCGGAGGCGATGAAAAGCGTCGCCCCGAAAAAACGCAAACGTATCCCCAAGGATGAGCTCGAGGATATTCTCCTCGAAGCCGATGTCGAATACGATCTCATCGAGATCATCCTGCGCGAGCTCTACGCCGACGACGTCACGCGCGACCAGCTTGAATCGAAGCTGATGGCGACCCTTGCCTGGGCCAACTACGAAAAGCCCGAGCACGAAAAGCCCTTCGTCGACCTCATCATCGGGGTCAACGGCGCGGGCAAAACGACGACGATCGCCAAGCTGACACAGCACTACATGAACGCGGGGGAGCGGGTCCTGCTGGGGGCCTCCGACACCTTCCGTGCCGCGGCCATCGAGCAGCTGACCCGCTGGGCCGACCGCCTGGGCGTGCCCATCGTCTCCTCGCGCCAGGGGCACGACCCCTCCGCCGTCGCCTACGACGCCATCGAGTCCGCCAAAGCCCGCGGTTTCGAGCATGTCATCATCGATACGGCGGGACGGCTCCACACCCAGACGAACCTCTCCGAGGAGCTTAAGAAGATCGTCCGCATCTGCGACAAGGCCCATGCCGGTGCCCCGCACCGCAAGATCCTCATCATCGACGGCACCCAGGGCAACTCCGCCATTGCCCAGGCCAAAGCCTTCAACGAGATGGTCGATGTCGACGGCATCATTATCACCAAGCTCGACGGCACGGCCAAGGGGGGTTCGATCTTCTCCATCGCCTACGCACTGCGTCTGCCCATCTTCTTCGTCGGTGTCGGCGAGCAGCCCGACGACCTCGTTCCCTTCAACAAGTTCGAGTTCATCGACGGCTTCCTCGACCCGATATTTGAGGCGGAG
- a CDS encoding TlpA disulfide reductase family protein gives MKMMVKQFTITALVALLMLGGCSDSKDAQSGDADALIAKTVYTLNDINGSAYEVTKSGADFRISGVPEPVVVYDIFATWCPPCRAEAPHLSSLQKKLAGKIKIIGVTIEEGNDNAYYRRFAEDIGIEYSLVNSPDNQKFSRAVAGAIGVGQDFPIPLMVVYKNGRFVKYYSGLVPEEMLESDLKALAEAQ, from the coding sequence ATGAAAATGATGGTAAAACAGTTCACGATAACCGCACTTGTCGCGCTGCTGATGCTCGGCGGCTGCAGCGACAGCAAAGACGCGCAGAGCGGCGACGCGGATGCGCTGATCGCCAAAACCGTTTACACGCTCAACGACATCAACGGTTCTGCCTACGAAGTGACCAAATCCGGCGCGGACTTCCGGATCAGCGGCGTCCCCGAACCGGTGGTCGTCTACGACATCTTCGCCACCTGGTGTCCGCCCTGCCGTGCCGAGGCCCCGCACCTGAGCAGCCTGCAAAAAAAACTGGCGGGCAAGATCAAAATTATCGGTGTGACGATCGAAGAGGGGAACGACAACGCCTACTACCGGCGTTTCGCGGAGGATATCGGCATTGAGTACAGCCTTGTAAACTCTCCCGACAACCAGAAATTCTCCCGTGCGGTCGCCGGCGCCATCGGCGTCGGGCAGGACTTTCCCATCCCCCTCATGGTGGTCTATAAAAACGGCCGTTTCGTCAAATACTACTCGGGACTCGTTCCCGAAGAGATGCTCGAGTCCGACCTGAAAGCCCTGGCGGAGGCGCAATAG
- a CDS encoding 5-formyltetrahydrofolate cyclo-ligase, whose protein sequence is MTKAAFRDICLNKQRSVWEHNRLERDKRLCDALYAEVRTSGGKDILLFWPLGSEPDLRPLLHRLRREGWNVYLPFMVGASFLMVPFRYPMFRKNFGIYEPGFSNRNIKKIDIAVVPAVGVDAQARRIGFGKGMYDRFFARLNRKPKTIFVQLEECMTNEKICDDYDVSADVLLTPSARYEAAGTIHDKRNTLRRRDRHY, encoded by the coding sequence ATGACGAAAGCCGCATTCCGCGACATCTGCCTGAACAAGCAGCGGTCGGTCTGGGAACATAACCGCCTGGAGCGGGACAAACGGCTCTGCGATGCCCTCTACGCGGAAGTGCGTACAAGCGGCGGGAAAGACATTCTGCTCTTCTGGCCGCTGGGGAGCGAGCCGGACCTTCGGCCGCTGCTGCACCGGCTGCGCCGGGAGGGGTGGAACGTCTATCTGCCTTTTATGGTCGGTGCAAGCTTCCTGATGGTACCATTTAGATACCCGATGTTCCGTAAAAATTTTGGGATTTACGAGCCGGGATTCAGTAATAGAAACATTAAAAAGATTGATATAGCTGTGGTGCCAGCCGTCGGGGTTGACGCACAGGCACGCCGCATCGGATTCGGTAAAGGGATGTACGACCGTTTCTTCGCCCGATTGAACAGAAAACCAAAAACGATCTTTGTTCAACTCGAAGAGTGTATGACAAACGAGAAAATTTGCGATGATTACGATGTTTCGGCTGATGTGCTATTGACACCGTCGGCCCGCTATGAAGCAGCGGGGACGATACATGATAAACGAAATACTCTCAGGAGGCGCGATCGCCACTATTAG
- the rny gene encoding ribonuclease Y, with amino-acid sequence MNEILSGGAIATISGVVGFFISKKITSAHLDFYTEQAKAKAKTIEKEAEALLVGASERARKTEERAENRYEDAVRRAEHDLAGRESTMSRREKDLERFVRQEREAVEHELKVAGSKRLAVERREKALIQLQNDFERRTDEAIRAVERSAGMTKDEARQLLLAQVEARSRDEIAHIVRRYENEAREQAERHANFLLAQATSRFAGTFASERLISVVHLDDDELKGRIIGKEGRNIKALEMVLGVDIIIDETPKEIVVSSFNLYRRAIATRTLELLIEDGRIQPARIEEIHAKVTAEYEEKILHEGEEVVFETGVGPMHPELMKLIGRLRYRASYGQNALAHTLEVANMAGIIAAELGGDPKMAKRAGLLHDIGKALTHEHEGSHVDLGAEVCRRYDEDTIVINAIFAHHGQQEMDSIECAAVCAADALSAARPGARREVLESFLKRVTEIEEIASRHPGVRQAYAINAGREVRVIVNAEVVSDDETALLAKEIADEIAQSVSYPGEIKVNVIRELRSVEYAR; translated from the coding sequence ATAAACGAAATACTCTCAGGAGGCGCGATCGCCACTATTAGCGGTGTGGTGGGATTTTTCATTTCGAAAAAGATCACGAGTGCTCACCTTGATTTTTATACGGAACAGGCGAAAGCCAAAGCCAAAACCATTGAGAAAGAGGCGGAGGCCCTGCTGGTAGGCGCTTCGGAACGGGCGCGCAAAACGGAAGAACGGGCGGAAAACCGCTACGAGGATGCCGTGCGCCGCGCCGAGCATGACCTCGCCGGGCGCGAGTCGACTATGTCTCGACGCGAAAAGGACCTGGAGCGTTTTGTCCGCCAGGAGCGCGAGGCGGTCGAGCATGAGCTCAAGGTGGCCGGCAGCAAGCGGCTGGCTGTCGAGCGCCGCGAGAAGGCGCTGATCCAGCTGCAAAACGATTTTGAGCGCCGTACGGATGAGGCGATCCGTGCCGTTGAACGCAGTGCCGGGATGACGAAGGATGAGGCACGTCAGCTGCTGCTTGCGCAGGTGGAGGCGCGTTCGCGAGACGAGATCGCCCACATCGTGCGCCGCTACGAGAACGAGGCGAGGGAACAGGCCGAACGCCATGCAAACTTCCTGCTGGCCCAGGCGACGAGCCGTTTTGCGGGCACCTTCGCCTCGGAGCGCCTGATCAGCGTCGTGCATCTGGACGATGATGAGCTCAAGGGGCGCATTATCGGCAAGGAAGGGCGCAACATCAAAGCGCTTGAAATGGTGCTCGGCGTCGACATCATCATTGACGAGACCCCCAAGGAGATCGTGGTAAGCAGCTTCAACCTCTACCGCCGCGCCATCGCCACGCGGACCCTGGAACTGCTGATCGAGGACGGGCGGATCCAGCCCGCAAGGATCGAGGAGATCCATGCCAAGGTGACGGCGGAGTACGAGGAGAAGATCCTGCATGAGGGCGAGGAGGTCGTCTTCGAAACCGGTGTCGGCCCGATGCATCCCGAGCTGATGAAGCTGATCGGGCGGCTGCGCTACCGTGCAAGCTATGGTCAGAACGCCCTGGCGCACACCCTCGAAGTCGCCAATATGGCGGGGATCATCGCCGCGGAACTCGGCGGGGACCCGAAGATGGCCAAACGGGCGGGGCTGCTGCATGATATCGGTAAGGCGCTGACCCATGAGCACGAGGGGAGCCACGTGGATCTGGGGGCCGAAGTATGCCGACGCTATGACGAGGATACCATCGTCATCAACGCGATCTTCGCCCACCACGGCCAGCAGGAGATGGACTCCATCGAGTGCGCCGCCGTCTGCGCCGCCGACGCCCTCTCCGCCGCCCGGCCGGGGGCGCGCCGCGAGGTGCTCGAGAGCTTCCTGAAACGGGTGACGGAAATAGAGGAGATCGCGTCGCGCCACCCCGGCGTGCGGCAGGCCTACGCCATCAACGCCGGCCGGGAGGTCCGTGTCATCGTCAATGCCGAGGTCGTCAGCGACGACGAGACGGCGCTGCTGGCCAAGGAGATCGCCGACGAGATCGCCCAGAGTGTGAGCTATCCGGGCGAGATCAAGGTGAACGTCATCCGTGAGCTTCGCAGCGTGGAGTACGCACGCTGA
- a CDS encoding CZB domain-containing protein, giving the protein MDKAQTLEQLSAAKKAHIKWVNRAKALVGGLPVEKDAIPVDSTDCQFGQWFYGEGQKLNAIPGMDRLSTIETLHFTLHDTYLKIFKLYFGEMNRSFFSKLFNMKPKISDSDKELAKEYFQQLEGVSKQLLDEIGRLERRLNAMSAESFEEK; this is encoded by the coding sequence ATGGATAAAGCACAGACGCTTGAACAGCTCAGCGCAGCTAAAAAAGCGCATATCAAATGGGTCAACCGTGCGAAAGCCCTCGTCGGGGGGCTCCCCGTCGAAAAGGACGCCATTCCCGTCGACAGCACCGACTGCCAGTTCGGCCAGTGGTTTTACGGTGAGGGACAGAAGCTCAATGCGATACCCGGCATGGACCGCCTCAGTACGATCGAAACCCTGCACTTTACCCTGCACGATACCTATCTGAAGATTTTCAAACTCTATTTCGGGGAGATGAACCGCTCTTTTTTCAGCAAACTCTTCAATATGAAGCCGAAGATATCCGACAGTGATAAGGAGCTGGCAAAGGAGTATTTTCAGCAGCTCGAAGGGGTCTCGAAGCAGCTGCTGGATGAGATCGGTCGGCTGGAGCGGCGGCTCAACGCGATGAGTGCGGAGAGCTTCGAAGAGAAGTAG
- a CDS encoding DUF3365 domain-containing protein produces the protein MKKILLTTTLLATALFANPYESTPEEIAAVKATGQKTAAALLKSLGGNLQKHLKSGGPMEAFGFCSDHAYTLTEVIDQSMGSDVSVKRISLQYRNPANAPQGSEKAILESLQTLQANGVVLPEDVVEVVGDGVYKYYKPLLINKAACLKCHGDIDKLPELAKAIRERYPEDKATGYRMNDLRGAVVVTVKH, from the coding sequence ATGAAAAAAATATTGTTAACTACGACCCTGCTGGCCACGGCCCTCTTTGCCAACCCCTATGAGAGCACACCCGAGGAGATCGCCGCTGTCAAAGCCACCGGCCAGAAAACGGCAGCCGCGCTGCTCAAAAGCCTCGGCGGCAACCTCCAGAAGCATCTCAAATCCGGCGGCCCGATGGAGGCCTTCGGATTCTGCAGCGACCACGCCTACACCCTGACCGAAGTCATCGACCAGTCCATGGGTTCCGACGTCAGCGTCAAACGGATCAGCCTCCAGTACCGCAACCCGGCCAATGCGCCCCAGGGAAGCGAAAAAGCGATCCTCGAATCCCTCCAGACCCTGCAGGCCAACGGCGTCGTGCTGCCTGAAGACGTCGTCGAAGTCGTCGGGGACGGTGTCTACAAATACTACAAGCCGCTGCTGATCAACAAAGCGGCCTGCCTCAAATGTCACGGCGACATCGACAAACTGCCGGAGCTTGCCAAAGCGATCCGCGAACGCTACCCCGAAGACAAAGCGACGGGCTACCGTATGAACGACCTCCGCGGCGCGGTTGTCGTCACCGTCAAGCACTAA
- a CDS encoding cation diffusion facilitator family transporter, giving the protein MRIEKKATLISSTTAGILVLFKLAIGIISGSVAVLASAIDSLLDLSVSIFNFFALHQSERKPDENFNFGLGKLEAVASVVEGTIISISGLFILYSAIDKIITPRAIEYMEASMGVMLFSIILTGALVLFLNHVAKKNNNLVIRADALHYKTDLFTNGAILLSLGIIHFSGFELIDPLLGIGIAIYMITSAFPILKEGLMMLLDVSLTKEETARITTMLNRLQKINGHHHLQTRRAGSDIFVSVHLVFDDATSLLDAHKVSDQVESMMRMLFPNDRVHPFIHTDPYDDSDINEMEVEQLYAT; this is encoded by the coding sequence ATGCGTATCGAGAAAAAAGCGACCTTAATCTCCAGTACTACGGCGGGTATCCTCGTGCTGTTCAAACTGGCCATCGGGATCATTAGCGGCTCCGTCGCCGTTCTGGCGTCCGCGATCGACTCCCTGCTGGACCTTTCGGTCTCCATCTTCAACTTTTTCGCCCTGCACCAGTCCGAGCGCAAACCGGACGAGAACTTCAACTTCGGGCTGGGCAAACTCGAAGCGGTCGCCTCCGTCGTGGAGGGAACCATCATCTCCATCTCGGGGCTCTTCATCCTTTACAGCGCCATCGACAAGATCATCACGCCCCGGGCGATCGAGTACATGGAAGCTTCGATGGGTGTCATGCTCTTTTCGATCATCCTCACCGGCGCGCTGGTCCTCTTTTTGAACCACGTCGCGAAAAAGAACAACAACCTCGTCATCCGCGCCGACGCCCTGCACTACAAGACCGACCTCTTCACCAACGGAGCGATCCTACTCTCTTTGGGCATCATCCACTTCAGCGGTTTCGAACTGATCGACCCGCTGCTGGGGATCGGGATCGCGATCTACATGATCACCTCCGCCTTCCCTATTCTTAAAGAGGGGCTGATGATGCTGCTGGATGTTTCCCTCACCAAGGAGGAGACGGCCCGCATCACGACCATGCTCAACCGGCTGCAGAAGATCAACGGTCACCACCATCTCCAGACACGGCGGGCGGGCAGCGACATCTTTGTCTCCGTCCATCTCGTCTTTGACGACGCGACCTCCCTGCTCGATGCCCACAAGGTCAGCGACCAGGTGGAGAGCATGATGCGGATGCTCTTCCCCAACGACCGGGTCCACCCCTTTATCCATACCGATCCCTATGACGATTCCGATATTAACGAGATGGAAGTCGAGCAGCTCTACGCCACCTGA
- a CDS encoding DUF2231 domain-containing protein — protein sequence MQLPQISIPLTLPFEVPTMVHPVIIHFALVLPVIVLLIELANLGFKRRALSLTSLGLLLLSLLFFVAAYYTGKADGGEAFDLLGTGAREALGAHKMLGTYLVYALLIPIAFKLAAMLLAQKWARGALIVTLIMLISFMVKQGYDGGELVYRYGVNVAAVTEAEEAASDARDDLADMNETVAEQAAEIETLKAQIAVMQSKAGESFGEKVDKAVTDAVSKVKKIFSDDNATKAAPQEEKAPSSEANGTI from the coding sequence ATGCAGTTACCCCAGATTTCAATTCCACTGACACTACCATTCGAGGTGCCGACGATGGTGCACCCGGTCATCATCCATTTTGCGCTCGTTCTGCCGGTAATCGTCCTGCTGATCGAGCTGGCGAACCTGGGCTTTAAGCGCCGCGCCCTCAGCCTGACGTCTTTGGGCCTGCTGCTGCTCTCCCTGCTCTTCTTTGTCGCCGCCTACTACACGGGGAAAGCGGACGGGGGCGAAGCCTTCGACCTGCTCGGTACCGGAGCGCGCGAAGCGCTGGGTGCGCATAAAATGCTGGGGACCTATCTCGTTTATGCGCTGCTGATACCGATTGCATTCAAACTGGCGGCGATGCTTCTGGCGCAGAAATGGGCCCGCGGGGCGTTGATCGTGACACTGATCATGCTGATCAGCTTTATGGTCAAACAGGGGTATGACGGCGGCGAGTTGGTCTACCGCTACGGCGTCAATGTCGCGGCGGTGACGGAGGCGGAAGAAGCCGCCTCCGATGCGCGCGACGATCTTGCGGACATGAACGAGACGGTTGCGGAGCAGGCCGCGGAGATCGAAACCCTCAAGGCGCAGATCGCGGTGATGCAGAGCAAGGCCGGCGAGAGCTTCGGAGAGAAGGTCGACAAGGCGGTGACGGACGCCGTTTCCAAAGTGAAGAAGATCTTCAGCGACGACAACGCTACCAAAGCGGCGCCGCAGGAGGAGAAGGCGCCCTCATCCGAGGCGAACGGGACCATCTGA
- the cmoB gene encoding tRNA 5-methoxyuridine(34)/uridine 5-oxyacetic acid(34) synthase CmoB gives MSPLDAIRREREAWMGWKNIAPLREALAALPEIETVCSYGDTVTLTTAADVDPAQVERVARMLMPWRKGPFELFGLFIDTEWQSFMKYNLLRPHFDLRGKRVADIGCNNGYYLFRMQEDAPAKLVGFDPSALYKTQFDFINHFAKTQIVYELLGVEHLPLYEEKFDTIFCLGVLYHRSDPVAMLKQLYKGLDSSGEVYLDTFMIDGEEEICLTPAGAYSKIPNIYFVPTIPALQNWCLRAGFTGFEVLETSVTTPEEQRKTEWIEGQSLEDFLDPEDPAKTVEGYPAPKRVYVRLTKESKA, from the coding sequence ATCTCACCCCTCGACGCCATCCGTCGCGAGCGCGAAGCGTGGATGGGATGGAAAAACATCGCCCCGCTGCGTGAAGCACTCGCGGCCCTTCCGGAGATCGAGACCGTCTGCAGCTACGGGGATACAGTCACCCTGACAACGGCAGCAGACGTCGATCCGGCCCAGGTCGAACGGGTCGCACGGATGCTGATGCCGTGGCGGAAAGGGCCTTTCGAGCTCTTCGGCCTCTTCATCGACACCGAGTGGCAGAGTTTTATGAAATACAACCTGCTCCGTCCCCACTTCGATCTGCGGGGGAAACGGGTCGCGGACATCGGCTGCAACAACGGCTACTACCTTTTCCGTATGCAGGAGGATGCCCCGGCAAAGCTGGTGGGTTTCGACCCCTCTGCACTTTACAAGACCCAGTTCGATTTTATCAACCATTTCGCCAAGACCCAGATCGTCTATGAACTGTTGGGAGTAGAGCACCTGCCACTGTACGAGGAGAAGTTCGATACGATCTTCTGCCTGGGGGTGCTTTACCACCGCAGTGATCCCGTCGCAATGCTCAAACAGCTTTATAAAGGGCTTGACAGCAGCGGGGAGGTCTACCTCGATACCTTTATGATCGACGGGGAAGAGGAGATCTGCCTGACGCCGGCGGGCGCGTACTCGAAGATCCCCAATATCTATTTCGTCCCGACGATCCCTGCACTGCAGAACTGGTGCCTCCGGGCGGGCTTCACGGGCTTTGAAGTACTGGAGACCTCCGTGACGACACCGGAGGAGCAGCGCAAAACGGAGTGGATAGAGGGGCAGAGCCTGGAGGACTTCCTGGACCCGGAAGACCCGGCAAAGACCGTCGAGGGGTATCCCGCCCCCAAACGGGTCTACGTACGACTGACAAAGGAATCAAAAGCATGA
- a CDS encoding hotdog domain-containing protein: protein MILNTHLKIDTALCGNVITLDKGYAAVELETTPAMAADEKGLVHGGFIFGAADYAAMAAVNEPTVVLAGSSCRFLAPSKVGDTLLFKAECSENDGKKYQITVNAYCGETKVFSGEFTAVVLPEHVLG, encoded by the coding sequence ATGATTCTCAACACTCACCTGAAGATAGATACCGCGCTCTGCGGAAACGTTATTACCCTGGACAAAGGGTATGCGGCGGTGGAGCTGGAGACGACGCCGGCGATGGCGGCGGATGAAAAAGGGCTGGTGCATGGCGGCTTTATTTTCGGCGCGGCCGATTACGCGGCGATGGCTGCCGTGAACGAACCGACCGTCGTTTTGGCGGGGAGCAGTTGCCGTTTTTTGGCCCCTTCGAAAGTGGGAGATACGCTCCTTTTCAAGGCCGAATGCTCCGAGAATGACGGCAAAAAATATCAGATAACGGTTAACGCATATTGCGGCGAAACCAAGGTATTTTCGGGGGAGTTTACGGCCGTAGTACTGCCCGAGCATGTACTGGGATGA
- a CDS encoding DUF302 domain-containing protein: MKNVMTVIAAFFIAMMVSGCATMHMGWTAVTQQYKLDDGAMEAYDNMFTKVTEYGDPARAMMQEWKVNADIPNEDVAETIKSLAEEYNMRVTGDIKMYTKDDAKPDEVKHARIFSLCSLPIAKVFLNHSRYYGGFMPCRIMLVEYGNGDRWLVSMDMTLAIHGGYPLPDDMLQMALTVKKAMDEVPARAAIGDF; the protein is encoded by the coding sequence TTGAAAAACGTAATGACAGTGATTGCAGCCTTCTTCATCGCGATGATGGTGAGCGGATGTGCGACGATGCATATGGGATGGACTGCGGTAACGCAGCAGTATAAACTGGACGACGGCGCAATGGAAGCGTACGACAATATGTTTACGAAAGTTACCGAGTACGGCGACCCGGCAAGAGCGATGATGCAAGAGTGGAAAGTCAACGCGGATATTCCGAACGAGGACGTTGCCGAAACGATCAAGTCCCTTGCGGAAGAGTACAACATGCGTGTCACGGGTGACATCAAGATGTATACAAAAGACGATGCGAAGCCGGACGAAGTGAAGCATGCGCGTATCTTCTCCCTCTGTAGCCTTCCGATCGCGAAAGTGTTCCTGAACCACTCCCGTTATTACGGCGGTTTCATGCCGTGTCGTATCATGCTGGTTGAATACGGCAACGGTGACCGCTGGCTTGTCAGTATGGATATGACCCTCGCCATCCACGGCGGATACCCGCTGCCGGATGATATGCTCCAGATGGCACTCACCGTCAAAAAAGCGATGGACGAAGTCCCGGCGCGCGCAGCGATCGGCGATTTCTAA